From the genome of Dickeya aquatica, one region includes:
- the panE gene encoding 2-dehydropantoate 2-reductase, with amino-acid sequence MKITVLGCGAIGQLWLNALHQQGHDVQAWLRIPQPTCQISVTTLGGERCNLTLKANNNQHLAQTELLLVTLKAWQVSDAVRSLLPRLSPRCTVLLLHNGMGTWEELPAFSQPLLLGVTTHAARRDATTVVHVAGGVTHIGSLSPSRHPPEYQSHLAEILHQALPDVAWHNRITATCWQKLAANCVINPLTVLYECTNGALQSHSKQIQQVCQEVAQVMEREGFHTSTENLLLYVNQIIQNTAANTSSMRQDVLAQRHTEIDYITGYLLRRARTHGLVLPENSRLFDYIKRKESEYDRLGSGVSGTWE; translated from the coding sequence ATGAAAATAACCGTTCTTGGCTGTGGTGCCATCGGACAGCTTTGGCTCAATGCATTACACCAGCAAGGGCATGATGTTCAGGCATGGCTGCGCATTCCGCAACCCACCTGCCAGATTAGCGTGACGACACTCGGTGGCGAGCGCTGCAACCTTACGCTGAAGGCCAACAACAACCAACATCTGGCGCAAACCGAACTGTTGCTCGTCACACTGAAGGCCTGGCAGGTTTCTGATGCCGTGCGATCGCTTCTTCCCCGCCTTTCCCCCCGCTGCACCGTATTACTGCTGCACAACGGTATGGGAACATGGGAAGAACTGCCCGCGTTCAGCCAGCCACTGCTGTTGGGTGTCACCACACATGCCGCCCGTCGAGACGCGACGACAGTGGTGCATGTTGCTGGCGGGGTGACGCATATTGGTAGTCTGTCGCCATCGCGCCATCCACCTGAATACCAAAGCCATCTGGCCGAAATCCTGCATCAGGCTTTGCCGGATGTCGCCTGGCACAATCGGATTACCGCGACCTGCTGGCAAAAACTGGCGGCGAATTGTGTTATCAACCCGCTGACGGTGTTGTATGAATGCACCAACGGTGCATTACAGTCACACAGCAAGCAGATTCAGCAGGTGTGTCAGGAAGTGGCACAAGTGATGGAGCGAGAAGGCTTTCATACATCGACGGAAAACCTGCTGCTTTACGTTAACCAGATTATCCAAAACACGGCGGCGAACACCTCATCCATGCGTCAGGATGTACTGGCACAACGGCATACCGAGATTGACTACATCACCGGTTATCTGTTGCGCCGTGCGCGTACCCACGGGCTGGTATTACCAGAAAACAGCCGCCTGTTTGACTATATCAAGCGAAAGGAGAGTGAATATGACCGCCTCGGTTCTGGTGTGTCTGGCACCTGGGAGTGA
- the cyoE gene encoding heme o synthase, which yields MIKQYLQVTKPGIIFGNLISVIGGFLLAAKGTIDYPLFVATLIGVSLVVASGCVFNNVIDRDIDKKMERTKNRVLVKGLIPVRNTLIYASLLGIAGFMLLYLAANPLAMWLAVMGFVVYVGVYSLYMKRHSVYGTLIGSLSGAAPPVIGYCAVSNQFDAGALILLLIFSLWQMPHSYAIAIFRFKDYQAANIPVLPVVKGISVAKHHITLYILAFMIATLMLSLGGYAGYKYLVVAAAVSVWWLGMALSGYKNPNDDRVWAKKLFLFSIVAITSLSFMMSVDSMAPVQDSLLTYLH from the coding sequence ATGATTAAGCAATACCTACAGGTCACCAAACCCGGCATCATTTTTGGCAACCTGATTTCCGTTATTGGTGGATTTTTGCTGGCAGCCAAAGGCACCATCGATTATCCACTGTTTGTCGCGACGCTCATTGGCGTGTCGCTGGTGGTTGCATCGGGTTGCGTCTTTAACAACGTTATCGATCGCGACATCGACAAAAAAATGGAGCGCACCAAAAATCGGGTTCTGGTAAAAGGGTTGATTCCTGTGAGAAACACCCTGATTTATGCCTCTCTGCTCGGTATTGCTGGCTTTATGTTGTTGTATCTTGCGGCGAACCCGTTGGCGATGTGGCTGGCAGTGATGGGGTTTGTGGTGTATGTCGGCGTTTATAGCCTGTACATGAAGCGCCATTCCGTTTACGGCACGCTAATTGGCAGCCTGTCTGGCGCGGCCCCCCCCGTCATTGGCTACTGCGCTGTTAGCAACCAGTTTGATGCCGGTGCGCTGATTTTGCTGCTGATTTTCAGCCTATGGCAGATGCCGCACTCTTACGCTATCGCGATTTTCCGCTTTAAGGATTATCAGGCTGCGAATATCCCGGTTCTGCCCGTCGTCAAAGGCATCTCGGTCGCCAAACATCATATTACGCTCTATATTCTGGCGTTTATGATAGCGACCCTGATGTTATCACTCGGTGGTTATGCCGGTTACAAATACCTGGTGGTGGCAGCAGCAGTAAGCGTTTGGTGGTTAGGGATGGCATTGTCTGGTTATAAAAACCCGAACGATGACCGTGTCTGGGCCAAAAAACTGTTTCTCTTCTCCATTGTGGCCATTACGTCGCTCAGTTTCATGATGTCGGTAGACTCGATGGCCCCGGTGCAAGACAGTCTGCTCACCTATTTACATTGA
- the xseB gene encoding exodeoxyribonuclease VII small subunit — MPKKTEQPASFEHSLTELEQIVSRLESGELPLEDALNAFEQGVQLARQGQMKLQQAEQRVQILLNDDPDSALAPFTPDNE, encoded by the coding sequence ATGCCGAAAAAAACTGAACAACCTGCCAGCTTTGAACACTCGCTCACCGAACTTGAGCAGATTGTATCGCGTCTGGAATCCGGTGAACTGCCGCTGGAAGATGCGCTCAACGCCTTTGAACAGGGAGTCCAACTGGCACGTCAGGGACAAATGAAGCTCCAGCAGGCAGAACAACGTGTACAGATTTTACTCAATGACGACCCTGACAGTGCCTTAGCCCCTTTTACGCCGGACAATGAGTAG
- a CDS encoding cytochrome o ubiquinol oxidase subunit IV: MSHSTHDHAGASHGSVKSYLIGFILSIILTVIPFGLVMNGSASHSAILLTVLGCAVVQILVHLVYFLHLNTSSEERWNVVAIVFTALIIAIVVVGSLWIMLNAHHNMMIQ, translated from the coding sequence ATGAGTCATTCCACTCACGATCATGCTGGGGCCAGCCACGGTAGCGTGAAGTCCTATCTGATAGGTTTTATTCTGTCCATCATTCTGACCGTGATTCCGTTTGGACTGGTGATGAATGGCTCAGCATCCCACAGCGCTATTTTGCTGACTGTACTGGGTTGTGCCGTCGTTCAGATCCTGGTTCATCTGGTGTATTTCCTGCATCTCAATACGTCGTCGGAAGAACGCTGGAATGTGGTGGCTATTGTGTTTACCGCCCTGATTATCGCCATTGTGGTAGTAGGATCCCTGTGGATCATGCTCAATGCACACCACAACATGATGATTCAGTAA
- a CDS encoding YajQ family cyclic di-GMP-binding protein, which produces MPSFDIVSEIDMQEVRNAVENASRELGTRWDFRNVPASFDLNEKAQTIKATSESDFQVNQLIEILREKLAKRGIEGASLDIPEEMEHSGKTYSVEAKLKQGIGAELAKKMVKLIKDSKLKVQAQIQGEQLRVTGKSRDDLQNVISLIRGANLGQPFQFNNFRD; this is translated from the coding sequence ATGCCATCGTTTGATATTGTTTCGGAAATCGATATGCAGGAAGTTCGCAATGCGGTAGAGAACGCCAGCCGCGAGCTTGGTACCCGTTGGGACTTCCGCAATGTGCCTGCCAGCTTTGATTTGAATGAAAAAGCACAAACCATCAAGGCGACCAGCGAATCAGATTTTCAGGTCAATCAACTCATTGAGATTCTTCGTGAAAAACTGGCTAAACGCGGTATTGAAGGCGCTTCGCTGGACATCCCTGAAGAGATGGAACATAGCGGTAAAACCTACAGCGTGGAAGCGAAGCTCAAGCAGGGTATTGGCGCTGAGCTTGCCAAGAAGATGGTTAAACTGATTAAAGACAGCAAACTTAAGGTACAGGCCCAGATTCAGGGTGAGCAGTTACGGGTGACGGGGAAATCCCGTGATGATCTGCAAAATGTGATTTCGCTGATACGTGGTGCCAATTTGGGGCAACCTTTCCAGTTTAATAACTTCCGTGATTAA
- the ispA gene encoding (2E,6E)-farnesyl diphosphate synthase encodes MTDFLQQLTAHHQRINTALDRFISALPFQGTALVEAISYGALLGGKRLRPFLVYTTGRLFDIAPDSLDAPAAAIECIHAYSLIHDDLPAMDNDDLRRGQPTCHIRFGEDKAVLAGDALQTLAFSILADAPMPAVSDRDRLAMISELAQASGVAGMCGGQALDLEAEGHLVDLAALERIHRHKTGALIRAAVRLGALAGGERGRQALPYLDSYANAIGLAFQVQDDILDVVGDSATTGKRQGADQQLGKSTYPALLGLEQAQTKARELRDDALAALNELEERLDHPAALTPLRALADYVVERDK; translated from the coding sequence ATGACAGATTTTTTACAGCAGCTCACCGCTCACCACCAGCGCATCAACACAGCGCTTGATCGTTTCATTTCCGCCTTGCCGTTTCAGGGCACTGCGTTGGTGGAAGCGATATCCTACGGTGCGCTGTTGGGCGGTAAGCGACTGCGGCCCTTTCTGGTTTACACCACTGGACGCCTGTTTGACATCGCACCAGACAGCCTGGATGCGCCTGCTGCGGCCATCGAGTGCATCCACGCCTATTCGCTTATCCACGATGATTTACCGGCGATGGATAATGATGATTTGCGGCGCGGCCAGCCAACCTGCCACATCCGTTTTGGTGAAGACAAAGCCGTACTGGCGGGGGATGCATTGCAAACGCTGGCATTCTCCATTCTGGCGGATGCGCCCATGCCTGCGGTCAGTGACCGTGACAGGCTGGCGATGATTTCCGAACTGGCACAAGCCAGCGGTGTTGCCGGTATGTGTGGTGGTCAGGCGCTGGATCTGGAAGCCGAAGGGCATCTGGTTGATCTCGCTGCGCTTGAGCGTATCCACCGCCACAAAACCGGTGCGCTTATCCGTGCAGCCGTGCGGCTCGGAGCGCTGGCTGGTGGTGAGCGCGGCCGACAGGCGCTGCCTTATCTCGATAGCTATGCTAATGCCATCGGCCTGGCATTTCAGGTGCAGGATGACATTCTTGATGTGGTCGGTGATAGCGCGACAACCGGTAAACGTCAGGGCGCTGACCAGCAACTCGGTAAAAGCACCTACCCGGCGCTGCTGGGGCTTGAACAGGCACAAACCAAAGCCCGGGAGTTGCGCGATGACGCACTTGCGGCACTGAATGAACTGGAAGAGAGGCTGGACCACCCGGCAGCGCTGACTCCGCTGCGGGCTCTGGCTGACTATGTCGTTGAACGCGATAAATAA
- the cyoB gene encoding cytochrome o ubiquinol oxidase subunit I, with protein MFGKLTLDAIPYHEPIIMVTVATIILGGLALLAAVTYFGKWKWLWSEWFTSVDHKRIGIMYIIVGLVMMIRGFADAVMMRGQQVLASAGEAGFLNPHHYDQIFTAHGVIMIFFVATPFVVGLMNLAVPLQIGARDVAFPFLNSLSFWLFVVGVILINLSLGIGEFAQTGWVAYPPLSGKEYSPGVGVDYWIWSLQISGVGTTLTGVNFFATILKMRAPGMTLMKMPVFTWTALCTNVLIIAAFPILTVTIALLTLDRYLGTHFFTNDMGGNMMMYINLIWAWGHPEVYILVLPIFGVYSEVVATFCKKRLFGYTSLVWATIAITVLSFIVWLHHFFTMGSGANVNAFFGIATMIISIPTGVKIFNWLFTMYQGRIQPHSAMLWTTGFIITFSIGGMTGVLLAVPGANFVLHNSLFLIAHFHNVIIGGVVFGCFAGITYWFPKAFGFKLNETWGKRAFWFWLIGFFVAFMPLYALGFMGMTRRLSQQINPEFHTLLVVASVGAGLIALGVLCQVIQFAVSIRDRHQNLDLTGDPWDARTLEWATSSPPPFYNFAIVPHVHERDAFWELKEKGEAYRKPASYEEIHMPKNTGAGVIISAFSLVFGFAMIWHIWWLAIIGFVGMIATWIVHSFNQDVDYYVPVKDVENIENQNFDKLSKAGVK; from the coding sequence ATGTTCGGAAAATTAACTCTTGATGCGATCCCCTACCATGAGCCAATTATCATGGTCACGGTGGCGACAATCATTTTAGGTGGGTTAGCGCTGCTAGCGGCAGTGACCTATTTCGGTAAGTGGAAATGGTTGTGGAGTGAATGGTTTACCTCCGTTGACCATAAGCGCATCGGTATCATGTACATCATCGTCGGGCTGGTGATGATGATACGTGGCTTTGCCGATGCCGTGATGATGCGTGGACAGCAGGTCCTGGCATCGGCGGGGGAAGCCGGTTTCCTTAACCCACATCACTACGACCAGATCTTCACCGCCCATGGCGTTATCATGATTTTCTTCGTGGCGACGCCGTTTGTTGTCGGCCTGATGAACCTGGCCGTTCCCCTGCAAATTGGGGCGCGAGATGTGGCATTCCCATTCCTGAACTCACTCAGCTTCTGGCTGTTTGTGGTCGGTGTCATTCTCATCAACCTGTCACTGGGGATTGGTGAATTTGCACAGACGGGTTGGGTGGCTTATCCGCCACTATCCGGTAAAGAGTACAGTCCGGGGGTAGGGGTAGATTATTGGATCTGGAGTTTGCAGATTTCCGGTGTGGGTACCACCCTGACTGGGGTTAACTTCTTTGCCACCATTCTGAAAATGCGCGCCCCGGGTATGACACTGATGAAAATGCCGGTGTTTACCTGGACTGCATTGTGTACCAACGTACTGATTATTGCTGCGTTCCCTATTCTCACAGTGACTATTGCACTGCTGACACTGGATCGCTACCTCGGCACCCATTTCTTTACCAATGATATGGGTGGCAACATGATGATGTACATCAACCTGATTTGGGCCTGGGGCCATCCGGAAGTGTACATTCTGGTGTTGCCGATTTTCGGCGTTTACTCCGAAGTCGTCGCCACCTTCTGTAAAAAACGGCTGTTCGGCTATACCTCACTGGTGTGGGCAACCATCGCCATTACCGTATTGTCGTTTATCGTTTGGCTGCACCACTTCTTTACGATGGGGTCCGGTGCCAACGTTAACGCATTCTTCGGTATCGCCACGATGATTATTTCCATCCCTACCGGGGTGAAAATCTTCAACTGGCTGTTCACCATGTATCAAGGCCGTATCCAGCCACACTCTGCCATGTTGTGGACAACAGGTTTTATTATCACCTTCTCCATCGGTGGCATGACTGGGGTGTTGCTGGCAGTGCCTGGTGCAAACTTCGTGCTGCACAACAGCTTGTTCCTGATAGCCCACTTCCATAACGTTATCATCGGTGGTGTGGTGTTTGGTTGCTTTGCCGGTATTACCTACTGGTTCCCGAAAGCGTTTGGCTTCAAGCTTAATGAAACCTGGGGCAAACGCGCTTTCTGGTTCTGGCTCATCGGCTTCTTTGTTGCGTTCATGCCGCTGTATGCATTGGGCTTTATGGGGATGACGCGTCGTCTGAGTCAGCAGATTAACCCAGAATTCCATACCTTGCTGGTCGTCGCCTCCGTAGGTGCCGGGCTGATTGCTCTGGGTGTGCTCTGCCAGGTGATTCAGTTTGCTGTCAGTATCCGCGATCGCCATCAGAATCTTGACCTGACCGGGGATCCGTGGGATGCACGCACACTGGAGTGGGCAACATCATCACCGCCGCCGTTCTACAACTTTGCGATTGTGCCGCATGTTCACGAACGTGATGCATTCTGGGAATTGAAAGAAAAAGGTGAGGCCTACCGTAAACCGGCAAGTTATGAAGAGATTCATATGCCAAAAAATACCGGCGCTGGCGTCATCATTTCTGCTTTCAGCCTGGTATTTGGTTTCGCGATGATCTGGCACATCTGGTGGCTGGCCATTATCGGTTTTGTGGGCATGATTGCGACCTGGATTGTGCACAGCTTTAACCAGGATGTGGATTATTACGTACCGGTTAAAGACGTCGAAAACATCGAAAACCAAAACTTCGATAAACTCAGTAAAGCAGGCGTGAAATAA
- the yajL gene encoding protein deglycase YajL — MTASVLVCLAPGSEEIEAVTTIDLLVRAGIHVTTASVAGDGNTLITCSRGVKLVADAALVEVVDQPFDAVVLPGGLPGAQCFRDSPLLIERLRQTHQEGHIVAAICASTALVLEYHQLFPIGNMTGYPALKAHISAEKWQDKRVVFDPRVKLLTSQGPGTSIDFALKLIDLLLGKAKAAEIAAQLVLPPGIYNYQDQVTH; from the coding sequence ATGACCGCCTCGGTTCTGGTGTGTCTGGCACCTGGGAGTGAAGAAATCGAAGCCGTGACCACCATTGACCTGCTGGTCAGGGCCGGTATTCATGTCACCACCGCCAGCGTCGCCGGTGATGGCAATACCCTTATCACCTGCTCTCGCGGTGTGAAATTGGTCGCCGATGCCGCGCTGGTCGAAGTGGTCGATCAACCGTTTGATGCGGTGGTTCTGCCTGGAGGTTTACCCGGCGCACAATGTTTTCGTGACAGCCCCCTGCTGATAGAGCGCCTGCGTCAAACTCATCAGGAAGGCCACATCGTTGCGGCAATTTGCGCCTCAACCGCCCTCGTGCTCGAGTACCATCAGTTGTTTCCCATAGGCAACATGACGGGTTATCCGGCACTCAAAGCGCATATTTCAGCGGAAAAATGGCAGGATAAACGCGTCGTGTTTGACCCCAGAGTCAAACTGCTGACCAGCCAAGGCCCCGGTACCAGCATTGATTTCGCGCTCAAACTGATTGACCTGTTACTTGGCAAAGCTAAAGCAGCAGAAATCGCGGCACAATTGGTGTTACCTCCGGGTATCTATAACTATCAGGATCAGGTAACGCATTGA
- the thiI gene encoding tRNA uracil 4-sulfurtransferase ThiI: MKFIIKLFPEITIKSQSVRLRFIKILTGNIRNVLKHYDETLAVVRHWDHIEVRAKDENQREVIRDALTRIPGIHHILDVEDCAYTDVHHIFEQVLATYRTQVEGKTFCVRVKRRGKHDFSSQDVERYVGGGLNQHIESARVNLSAPQVTVHLEIDQDRLLLIKGRYEGIGGFPIGTQEDVLSLISGGFDSSVSSYMLMRRGCRVHYCFFNLGGAAHEIGVRQTAHYLWNRFGSSHRVRFVAIDFEPVVGEILEKVDDGQMGVVLKRMMVRAASRIAERYGVEALVTGEALGQVSSQTLTNLRLIDNASDTLILRPLISHDKEHIIRLARELGTEDFAKTMPEYCGVISKSPTVKAVKAKIEHEESQFDFAILDRVVEQARNIDIREIAEQTKQDVAEVETVGEFVVSDVLLDIRSPDEQDDRPLVMDGVEVKSLPFYKLSTQFGDLDQSKTYLLYCERGVMSRLQALYLHEQGFSNVKIYRP, translated from the coding sequence ATGAAGTTTATCATTAAATTGTTCCCGGAAATCACCATCAAAAGCCAATCTGTGCGGTTGCGCTTTATAAAAATTCTTACCGGTAATATCCGTAACGTTTTAAAACACTATGACGAAACACTGGCGGTTGTCCGTCATTGGGATCATATCGAGGTTCGCGCCAAAGATGAAAATCAGCGTGAAGTGATTCGTGATGCGCTAACGCGTATTCCCGGTATTCATCATATTCTCGACGTAGAAGATTGCGCATATACCGATGTTCACCATATTTTTGAACAGGTGCTGGCCACCTACCGAACTCAAGTTGAAGGGAAGACCTTTTGCGTGCGGGTAAAACGTCGCGGCAAGCATGATTTCAGTTCGCAAGATGTGGAGCGTTATGTCGGTGGTGGCTTGAACCAGCATATCGAAAGTGCGCGAGTGAACCTCAGTGCGCCACAGGTCACGGTTCATCTGGAAATTGATCAAGACCGCTTGCTGTTAATTAAAGGGCGCTACGAAGGTATTGGCGGCTTCCCGATTGGGACGCAAGAAGATGTGCTGTCACTGATTTCTGGCGGGTTTGATTCCAGTGTATCCAGTTACATGCTGATGCGCCGCGGCTGCCGGGTACATTACTGTTTCTTCAATCTTGGCGGTGCTGCCCATGAGATTGGCGTGCGGCAAACGGCGCACTATCTGTGGAACCGCTTTGGCAGTTCACACCGGGTGCGCTTTGTCGCTATCGATTTTGAGCCCGTGGTGGGTGAAATTCTGGAAAAAGTCGATGACGGCCAGATGGGTGTGGTACTTAAGCGCATGATGGTGCGTGCGGCTTCGCGTATTGCCGAGCGCTACGGTGTAGAAGCGCTGGTGACGGGTGAAGCGTTAGGGCAGGTATCAAGCCAGACGCTGACCAATTTACGGCTGATTGATAACGCATCTGATACGCTGATTTTACGCCCGCTGATTTCTCACGATAAAGAACACATCATCCGTTTAGCCCGTGAGCTTGGTACGGAAGATTTTGCCAAAACCATGCCCGAATACTGTGGCGTGATTTCTAAAAGCCCGACGGTAAAAGCGGTGAAGGCTAAAATCGAGCATGAAGAGAGTCAGTTTGATTTTGCTATTCTCGACCGTGTTGTTGAGCAGGCGCGCAATATCGACATCCGTGAGATTGCTGAACAGACCAAACAGGATGTGGCAGAAGTTGAAACGGTTGGTGAATTTGTCGTCAGTGATGTGCTGCTTGATATCCGCTCACCCGATGAACAGGATGATCGCCCGTTGGTGATGGATGGTGTAGAGGTGAAATCTTTGCCGTTCTATAAGCTGAGTACCCAGTTTGGCGACCTCGACCAGAGCAAAACCTATCTGCTGTACTGTGAACGTGGGGTGATGAGCCGTTTGCAGGCGCTCTATCTGCACGAACAAGGTTTTAGTAACGTGAAGATCTATCGCCCCTAA
- a CDS encoding MFS transporter: MNDNRMTPIERRATWGLGLIFSLRMLGMFMVLPVLTTYGMALQGASESLIGIAIGIYGLMQAIFQIPFGLMSDRIGRKPLIIGGLLIFILGSVIAALSATIWGIILGRALQGAGAISAAVMALLSDLTREQNRTKAMAFIGVSFGITFAIAMVLGPVITHALGLKALFWGIAALALVAIVITLLVIPSSSTHVMNRESAIVRGNMNKVLANSRLLKLNISIMCLHILLMSSFVALPRVMEQAGLAAQHHWKVYLVTMLVSFAAVVPFVIYAEVKRRMKQVFIFCVAILIVAELVLLQASNHTLWPLFIGVQLFFLGFNIMEALLPSLISKESPAGYKGTAMGVYSTTQFIGVAIGGSLGGALYDLHGATAVFGAGCLLAVGWLLLSLTMQEPPYLSSLRIALPDNALKDQSLGDKLQNHPGVADVVIAPEEFSAYVKIDRKQTSRQQLEQWVSQYS, from the coding sequence ATGAACGACAATCGAATGACGCCCATAGAACGACGGGCAACATGGGGGCTGGGCCTTATCTTCTCACTACGTATGCTGGGTATGTTCATGGTACTGCCCGTCCTGACGACCTATGGTATGGCCCTACAGGGTGCCAGTGAGTCATTGATTGGTATTGCTATCGGTATTTACGGTTTGATGCAGGCAATTTTTCAAATTCCGTTTGGCCTCATGTCCGATCGTATCGGGCGTAAACCCCTCATCATCGGCGGGTTGCTGATATTCATTCTTGGCAGTGTTATCGCAGCACTCAGCGCGACTATCTGGGGCATTATCCTGGGCCGGGCATTGCAAGGGGCAGGCGCGATTTCTGCGGCAGTCATGGCGCTATTGTCTGATCTGACCCGAGAACAGAATCGAACCAAAGCGATGGCGTTTATTGGCGTAAGCTTTGGTATCACCTTCGCCATTGCCATGGTATTAGGGCCCGTCATTACGCATGCTCTCGGGTTAAAAGCGCTGTTTTGGGGCATTGCGGCTCTGGCGCTGGTCGCGATTGTTATTACATTGCTGGTGATCCCCTCGTCGTCAACACATGTGATGAACCGGGAATCTGCAATTGTGCGCGGCAACATGAATAAAGTGCTCGCGAATAGTCGATTACTGAAACTCAACATTAGCATCATGTGCCTGCATATTTTACTGATGTCGAGCTTTGTGGCGCTCCCCCGCGTCATGGAACAGGCAGGACTGGCTGCACAGCATCACTGGAAAGTGTACCTGGTGACAATGCTGGTTTCCTTTGCCGCGGTGGTTCCGTTTGTGATTTATGCCGAAGTTAAACGCCGGATGAAACAGGTGTTTATTTTTTGTGTGGCAATCCTGATTGTGGCGGAGCTGGTGTTGTTACAGGCAAGCAATCACACATTATGGCCGCTCTTTATCGGTGTGCAGTTGTTCTTTCTTGGCTTTAATATCATGGAAGCATTACTGCCTTCATTGATTAGTAAAGAATCACCTGCCGGTTATAAAGGCACCGCAATGGGTGTCTACTCCACAACACAGTTCATCGGTGTGGCGATAGGCGGTAGCCTTGGTGGCGCACTCTACGATCTGCACGGTGCCACCGCCGTGTTTGGCGCAGGTTGTCTGCTGGCCGTCGGCTGGTTGCTACTTAGCCTGACAATGCAGGAGCCACCTTATTTGAGCAGCCTGCGTATTGCGCTACCGGACAACGCGTTAAAAGACCAGTCGTTGGGCGATAAATTACAAAACCACCCCGGTGTCGCCGATGTGGTCATTGCGCCAGAAGAATTCAGCGCCTATGTAAAAATCGACCGTAAACAAACCAGCCGTCAGCAGCTTGAGCAATGGGTGAGCCAGTACAGTTAA
- a CDS encoding cytochrome o ubiquinol oxidase subunit III has translation MSTTLTNHNAAHAEHGHHDTGANKVFGFWIYLMSDCILFGMLFATYSVLVNGTAGGPTGKDLFDLKFVLVETFALLFSSITYGMAMIAMNKDNKTQVNAWLGLTFLFGLVFIGMEIYEFHHLIAEGFGPDRSAFLSSFFALVGTHGIHVTSGLIWIVVMMIQVSKFGLTSTNKTRLMCLSLFWHFLDVVWICVFTVVYLMGAM, from the coding sequence ATGTCCACTACTCTGACTAATCACAATGCAGCCCATGCCGAGCATGGGCACCACGATACCGGTGCCAATAAGGTATTTGGGTTCTGGATTTACCTGATGAGCGACTGCATCCTGTTCGGGATGCTGTTTGCAACCTACTCTGTTCTGGTAAACGGCACGGCAGGTGGCCCGACAGGCAAAGACTTGTTTGACCTGAAGTTCGTGTTAGTCGAAACCTTTGCTCTGCTGTTTAGTAGTATTACTTACGGCATGGCGATGATTGCCATGAACAAGGACAATAAAACTCAGGTGAATGCCTGGCTGGGCCTGACCTTTCTGTTTGGCCTGGTGTTCATCGGCATGGAAATCTATGAATTCCATCACCTGATTGCTGAAGGGTTTGGGCCTGATCGCAGTGCTTTCCTGTCCTCCTTCTTTGCCTTGGTCGGCACTCACGGTATCCATGTTACCTCGGGGCTTATCTGGATTGTGGTCATGATGATTCAGGTATCGAAGTTTGGTCTGACCTCAACCAATAAAACCCGACTGATGTGCCTAAGCTTATTCTGGCACTTCCTTGATGTGGTCTGGATTTGTGTCTTCACTGTTGTTTACCTGATGGGGGCGATGTAA